The following coding sequences lie in one Rutidosis leptorrhynchoides isolate AG116_Rl617_1_P2 chromosome 4, CSIRO_AGI_Rlap_v1, whole genome shotgun sequence genomic window:
- the LOC139841497 gene encoding 70 kDa peptidyl-prolyl isomerase-like, whose product MTTNSVILCTQSLLAVTTTTSGFRILHQAVDYLNEEGKIDDDDDDKNFVKRVSCWVNGAACSLKLNDCKEVIKLCLLVIKSNLQLMTARKQSNYEYYNVKALYRRAQAYMESSEKGLGGRYTEQINIHVLISIFFFWFLNFVLFYREIKVFQKTLRQLQAESNERDAKLYTNMFTRMAKDCSIGTKKPKLENTDKDKKRW is encoded by the exons ATGACTACAAATTCAGTTATTCTTTGTACACAATCGTTGTTAGCTGTAACCACCACCACTTCTG GGTTCCGTATTCTACATCAG GCAGTTGATTATCTTAATGAAGAAGggaaaattgatgatgatgatgatgataaaaatttTGTCAAAAGAGTTTCATGTTGGGTAAATGGTGCAGCTTGTAGCCTCAAACTTAATGACTGCAAGGAAGTAATCAAACTATGTTTATTGGTAATAAAATCTAATTTACAATTAATGACTGCAAGGAAGCAATCAAACTATGAATATTACAATGTGAAAGCTTTGTACAGACGAGCTCAAGCTTATATGGAAAGTTCTGAAAAAGGCCTTGGAGGCCGATACACGGAACAGATAAATATTCACGTTTTaatctctatattttttttttggtttcTAAATTTTGTCTTATTTTACAGGGAGATAAAAGTGTTTCAAAAAACATTAAGGCAACTTCAAGCTGAGAGTAATGAAAGAGATGCAAAGCTCTATACTAATATGTTTACACGAATGGCTAAAGATTGTTCCATCGGGACAAAG AAACCGAAACTAGAGAACACAGACAAGGATAAAAAAAGATGGTGA